One stretch of Streptomyces sp. 135 DNA includes these proteins:
- a CDS encoding TVP38/TMEM64 family protein, which yields MFETATARPQGLAVRCARALLSPWSRLSLLVVLLVAAGTCVLLFEPQRLLSDGWPAQLGGATAVALFAVAYGACTAAFVPRPLLNLAAGALFGSQAGLVAAIAGTVFGAGIAFGLGRMLGQDALRPLLRGRWLKAADGQFSRHGFRSMLAVRLFPGVPFAAANYCAAVSRMGWLPFLLATGLGSIPNTAAYVIAGARASTPTSPAFLIAMGFIAVTGLGGATVAWFKRHHFRGPR from the coding sequence ATGTTCGAGACCGCAACCGCCCGGCCACAGGGCCTCGCCGTGCGCTGCGCCAGGGCGCTGCTCTCGCCGTGGTCGCGGCTGTCGCTGCTCGTGGTGCTCCTCGTGGCGGCGGGCACGTGCGTGCTGCTGTTCGAGCCGCAGCGGCTCCTGTCCGACGGCTGGCCCGCGCAGTTGGGCGGCGCGACGGCGGTGGCCCTGTTCGCGGTGGCGTACGGGGCGTGCACCGCCGCGTTCGTGCCGCGGCCGCTGCTCAATCTGGCGGCGGGCGCGCTCTTCGGTTCGCAGGCGGGTCTCGTCGCGGCGATCGCCGGCACGGTGTTCGGTGCCGGGATCGCCTTCGGGCTCGGCAGGATGCTGGGCCAGGACGCGCTGCGGCCGCTGCTGCGGGGGCGCTGGCTGAAGGCGGCGGACGGCCAGTTCAGCCGGCACGGCTTCCGGTCGATGCTGGCCGTGCGGCTCTTCCCGGGGGTGCCGTTCGCCGCCGCCAACTACTGCGCGGCGGTCTCCCGCATGGGTTGGCTGCCGTTCCTTCTCGCCACGGGCCTCGGGTCGATCCCGAACACGGCGGCGTACGTCATCGCGGGTGCCCGGGCCTCGACGCCGACGTCGCCCGCCTTCCTGATCGCGATGGGGTTCATCGCGGTGACGGGCCTTGGCGGGGCGACGGTCGCATGGTTCAAGCGCCACCACTTCCGCGGCCCCCGCTGA
- a CDS encoding thiolase family protein → MRDAVIVEAVRTPVGKGKPNGALAAVHPVELLAHTLRTLVERSGIDPALVDDVIGGTVDQVAEQAMNTTRYAVLSAGFPESVPATTVDRQCGSSQQAVHFAAQGVMSGAYDMVVACGVESMSRVPMWSNVPAGADPFGPGIAERYPEGLVPQGISAELIAAKWSLGRERMDAFATTSHQRAARAWDAGLFDAETAPIAGLTRDESVRPATTPEILAGLKPAYYDPGFGERFPQIDWSVTAGNSSPVNDGASAVLITTSEHAARLGLRPLARLHSFAVTGSDPLLMLTGILPATEKVLGKASLTLDDIDLFEVNEAFASVVLAWLQETGADPEKVNVHGGAIALGHPLGASGTRLMTTLVHAMRARGARYALQTMCEAGGLANATVLEAL, encoded by the coding sequence ATGCGTGACGCCGTCATCGTCGAAGCCGTACGCACCCCCGTCGGAAAGGGCAAGCCCAATGGCGCCCTCGCCGCCGTCCACCCCGTGGAACTCCTCGCCCACACCCTGCGCACCCTCGTCGAACGCAGCGGTATCGACCCCGCCCTGGTCGACGACGTGATCGGCGGCACCGTCGACCAGGTCGCCGAGCAGGCCATGAACACCACGCGCTACGCCGTCCTCTCGGCCGGCTTCCCCGAGTCCGTGCCCGCGACCACCGTCGACCGGCAGTGCGGCTCCTCCCAGCAGGCCGTGCACTTCGCGGCGCAGGGCGTCATGTCGGGGGCGTACGACATGGTTGTGGCCTGCGGTGTGGAGTCGATGAGCCGGGTGCCGATGTGGTCGAACGTGCCCGCCGGGGCCGATCCGTTCGGGCCCGGCATCGCCGAGCGCTACCCGGAGGGCCTGGTCCCGCAGGGCATCAGCGCCGAGCTGATCGCCGCCAAGTGGTCCCTCGGGCGCGAGCGCATGGACGCCTTCGCCACCACCTCGCACCAGCGGGCCGCGCGCGCCTGGGACGCGGGCCTCTTCGACGCCGAGACCGCGCCGATCGCGGGCCTGACCCGCGACGAGTCGGTACGCCCCGCCACCACGCCCGAGATCCTCGCCGGCCTGAAGCCCGCCTACTACGACCCGGGCTTCGGCGAGCGCTTCCCGCAGATCGACTGGTCGGTCACGGCGGGCAACTCCAGCCCCGTCAACGACGGCGCCTCCGCCGTCCTCATCACCACCAGCGAGCACGCGGCCCGGCTCGGCCTGCGCCCGCTCGCCCGCCTGCACAGCTTCGCCGTCACCGGCTCCGACCCGCTCCTCATGCTCACCGGCATCCTGCCCGCCACCGAGAAGGTGCTGGGCAAGGCGTCACTCACCCTCGACGACATCGATCTCTTCGAGGTCAACGAGGCCTTCGCGAGCGTCGTCCTGGCCTGGTTGCAGGAGACCGGCGCCGACCCCGAGAAAGTCAACGTGCACGGCGGCGCCATCGCGCTCGGCCACCCGCTGGGCGCCAGCGGCACCCGTCTGATGACCACGCTCGTCCACGCGATGCGCGCCCGCGGCGCCCGGTACGCGTTGCAGACCATGTGCGAGGCGGGCGGGCTCGCCAACGCCACGGTCCTCGAAGCGCTCTGA
- a CDS encoding helix-turn-helix domain-containing protein yields MKDPRPCSIADALALVGEKYSLLVLREVCLGNERFDQLVRNIGAPRDILATRLRRLVEAGILEKVAYSERPQRFRYRPTPAGLELEPVLMTLMAWGDRHLRGDGDRPMVLEHTCGHELIPVVTCSACGDAVHHEDLTAHPQTPGWTTTGPSAA; encoded by the coding sequence ATGAAGGATCCGCGCCCCTGCTCCATCGCCGACGCCCTCGCCCTCGTCGGCGAGAAGTACTCGCTGCTCGTGCTGCGCGAGGTGTGCCTCGGCAACGAACGCTTCGACCAGCTCGTACGCAACATCGGCGCGCCCCGCGACATCCTCGCGACGCGCCTTCGCCGGCTGGTGGAGGCGGGGATCCTGGAGAAGGTCGCCTACAGCGAGCGCCCGCAGCGCTTCCGGTACCGGCCCACGCCGGCCGGCCTCGAACTGGAGCCGGTCCTGATGACGCTCATGGCGTGGGGCGACCGCCATCTGCGCGGTGACGGGGACCGGCCGATGGTCCTGGAGCACACCTGCGGCCACGAGCTGATCCCGGTGGTGACGTGCTCGGCCTGCGGCGACGCGGTCCACCACGAGGACCTCACCGCGCATCCCCAGACCCCGGGCTGGACGACGACGGGCCCCTCGGCGGCGTAG
- a CDS encoding undecaprenyl-diphosphate phosphatase, which yields MSWFESFILGLVQGLTEFLPISSSAHLRLTAAFAGWHDPGAAFTAITQIGTETAVLIYFRKDIARIVSAWFGSLLGRVPRSDHDAQMGWLVIVGSIPIGVLGVTFKDQIEGPFRDLRLIATTLIVMGVVLGIADRLAARDETGGRHRAVRHRKGLKELGVRDGLIFGICQAMALIPGVSRSGATISGGLLMGYTREAAARYSFLLAIPAVLASGVFELKDAGEGHVSWGPTIFATIIAFVVGYAVIAWFMKFITTKSFMPFVYYRILLGIVLVVLVGMGVLSPHAGESAG from the coding sequence ATGTCTTGGTTTGAATCCTTCATCCTCGGGCTCGTCCAGGGACTGACCGAGTTCCTCCCGATCTCCTCCAGCGCGCACCTGCGGCTGACGGCGGCGTTCGCCGGCTGGCACGACCCGGGCGCGGCGTTCACGGCGATCACGCAGATCGGCACCGAGACGGCCGTGCTGATCTACTTCCGCAAGGACATCGCGCGGATCGTGTCCGCGTGGTTCGGCTCGCTCCTCGGGAGGGTGCCGCGCTCGGACCACGACGCGCAGATGGGCTGGCTGGTCATCGTCGGTTCGATCCCGATCGGCGTCCTCGGCGTGACGTTCAAGGACCAGATCGAGGGCCCCTTCCGCGACCTGCGGCTGATCGCCACCACGCTGATCGTGATGGGCGTTGTCCTCGGCATCGCCGACCGCCTGGCGGCCCGCGACGAGACCGGCGGCAGGCACCGCGCCGTACGCCACCGCAAGGGCCTCAAGGAGCTGGGCGTCAGGGACGGCCTGATCTTCGGCATCTGCCAGGCGATGGCCCTGATCCCGGGCGTCTCCCGCTCCGGCGCCACGATCAGCGGCGGCCTCCTCATGGGCTACACCCGCGAGGCGGCGGCGCGCTACTCGTTCCTCCTGGCGATCCCCGCCGTCCTCGCCTCCGGCGTCTTCGAGCTGAAGGACGCGGGCGAGGGCCATGTCTCCTGGGGCCCGACGATCTTCGCCACGATCATCGCGTTCGTGGTCGGCTACGCGGTCATCGCGTGGTTCATGAAGTTCATCACGACCAAGAGCTTCATGCCGTTCGTCTACTACCGGATCCTGCTGGGCATCGTGTTGGTCGTGCTGGTCGGCATGGGTGTGCTGAGTCCGCACGCGGGCGAATCGGCGGGCTGA
- a CDS encoding Uma2 family endonuclease, with the protein MTAELPDWMIPPRISGWEADDLDLLAQAPRHTELIDGALIFMMSPQRSWHARLVENLTFALRQAAPVGFDAEREMTVRLDKKSRPEPDILVTTAPYDPDRTWYAPEDVALVIEVVSEESADRDRSLKPFKYAQARIPHFWRVEDETGAPTVHTYELDTMTSTYVATGIHRNRLKVSVPVPLDIDLDSLVP; encoded by the coding sequence GTGACCGCCGAACTCCCCGACTGGATGATCCCGCCCAGGATCAGCGGCTGGGAAGCCGATGACCTCGACCTCCTCGCCCAGGCACCGCGGCACACCGAACTCATCGACGGAGCGCTGATCTTCATGATGTCGCCGCAGCGGTCCTGGCACGCCCGGCTGGTGGAGAACCTGACCTTCGCCCTGCGCCAGGCCGCCCCCGTCGGGTTCGACGCCGAGCGTGAGATGACCGTCAGGCTCGACAAGAAGAGCCGCCCCGAGCCGGACATCCTGGTCACGACTGCCCCATACGACCCCGACCGGACGTGGTATGCGCCCGAAGACGTCGCCCTGGTCATCGAGGTCGTCTCGGAGGAGTCGGCGGACCGCGACCGTTCCCTGAAGCCCTTCAAGTACGCACAGGCCAGAATCCCCCACTTCTGGCGCGTCGAGGACGAGACCGGCGCCCCCACCGTCCACACCTACGAACTCGACACCATGACCAGCACCTACGTGGCCACCGGCATCCACCGCAACCGGTTGAAGGTCTCCGTCCCCGTCCCCCTCGACATCGACCTCGACAGCCTCGTGCCCTGA
- a CDS encoding MFS transporter, with product MPTTTSVSVDGQLISSRSPLTGWPAVVSVMLGIFAIVTTEILPIGLLTSIGTSFTVSDGMAGLMMTMPGFLAAIAAPLVTTATARFDRRLMLCVFMLLLALANFLAAAAPDYWLVLTSRVMVGITIGGFWSIGAGLAERLVPPASVGRATAVIFSAVPLGSVLGVPMGTLIGDLAGWRTAFALMGVLAVGVLVMLLLFVPPLPPVQATRLSVLGGMLRSSGTRFALLLTFLVVLAHFGAYTYVTPFLEQVTHAGDGLVTAFLLLYGAAGILGNFLGGAWVARYPRTVFGLAAGLIAAATLLLPTLGRWEAGAVLLLVVWGVAYGAVPVASQTWFAKSAPHAPEAASVLFTASFQATISLGALVGGAVLDRTSPSAVMLLGGCTAALMVLAVGIRFAEPLPGPDCKGRP from the coding sequence ATGCCGACAACCACCTCCGTTTCGGTCGACGGCCAACTCATATCCTCTCGGTCACCGCTGACGGGGTGGCCGGCCGTGGTCTCGGTGATGCTGGGAATCTTCGCCATCGTCACCACCGAGATCCTGCCGATCGGTCTGCTGACCTCGATCGGAACCAGTTTCACCGTCTCGGACGGGATGGCCGGGCTGATGATGACCATGCCCGGCTTCCTCGCGGCGATCGCCGCTCCGCTGGTCACCACGGCCACGGCACGCTTCGATCGCAGACTGATGCTCTGCGTCTTCATGCTCCTGCTGGCACTGGCGAACTTCCTTGCCGCCGCGGCACCCGACTACTGGCTCGTACTGACCTCCCGCGTCATGGTCGGGATCACGATCGGCGGCTTCTGGTCGATCGGCGCGGGGTTGGCGGAACGACTGGTACCGCCGGCTTCGGTCGGCAGGGCAACCGCTGTGATCTTCTCTGCCGTCCCGCTGGGATCCGTCCTCGGCGTGCCGATGGGTACGCTCATCGGAGACCTCGCCGGATGGCGAACGGCCTTCGCCCTCATGGGAGTTCTGGCGGTCGGCGTACTGGTCATGCTGCTCTTGTTCGTGCCGCCGCTTCCCCCGGTCCAGGCCACCCGACTGAGCGTCCTGGGCGGCATGCTCCGCAGCTCCGGCACCCGCTTCGCACTCCTGCTGACGTTCCTGGTTGTCCTGGCCCACTTCGGTGCCTACACCTACGTGACACCGTTCCTGGAACAGGTCACCCATGCCGGCGACGGTCTGGTCACTGCGTTCTTGCTGCTCTACGGTGCCGCCGGCATTCTCGGCAACTTCCTGGGCGGCGCCTGGGTGGCCCGGTACCCGCGGACCGTCTTCGGGCTCGCGGCCGGTCTGATCGCCGCGGCGACCCTCCTGCTTCCGACGTTGGGCCGTTGGGAGGCGGGCGCAGTATTGCTGCTGGTCGTGTGGGGCGTCGCGTATGGCGCTGTACCGGTGGCGTCGCAGACCTGGTTCGCCAAGAGCGCGCCGCATGCCCCGGAAGCGGCATCGGTCCTGTTCACCGCCTCCTTCCAGGCGACGATCTCCCTTGGCGCACTCGTAGGGGGAGCCGTCCTGGACCGCACCTCTCCGTCCGCGGTCATGCTGCTGGGCGGTTGCACCGCGGCTCTCATGGTCCTGGCGGTGGGGATACGTTTCGCCGAGCCTCTCCCCGGCCCCGACTGCAAGGGGCGGCCCTGA
- a CDS encoding nuclear transport factor 2 family protein, with the protein MTQRVELAAVIDRLAIDALITEYAVTVDDGDWDAYQQLFAPGGRADYRSAGGIEGDAAEVAAWLTETMRMFPMRQHLIVNRRLEFGTLDQDIGDSARVRADYVNPMRFAAPPGGTKSSSAPDFVCGGRYAFALLRTHGGWRLREVAVREKWRRVGDQPRATPAKD; encoded by the coding sequence ATGACGCAGCGCGTGGAACTGGCCGCCGTGATCGACCGGTTGGCCATCGATGCCCTCATCACCGAGTACGCGGTGACCGTCGACGACGGTGACTGGGACGCCTACCAGCAGTTGTTCGCCCCTGGAGGGCGCGCCGACTACCGCTCCGCCGGCGGCATCGAGGGAGACGCCGCCGAGGTGGCCGCCTGGCTGACCGAGACGATGCGGATGTTCCCGATGCGCCAGCACCTGATCGTCAACCGCCGACTGGAGTTCGGCACGCTGGACCAGGACATCGGTGACTCCGCGCGCGTACGGGCCGACTATGTGAACCCCATGCGGTTCGCGGCCCCTCCGGGAGGCACCAAGTCTTCCTCCGCGCCCGACTTCGTCTGCGGCGGGCGGTACGCCTTCGCGCTGCTGCGTACGCACGGCGGCTGGCGGCTGCGCGAGGTGGCGGTGCGGGAGAAGTGGCGCCGTGTCGGCGACCAACCGCGCGCGACGCCCGCCAAGGACTGA
- the lnt gene encoding apolipoprotein N-acyltransferase gives MDQFGDDRRWRLRARAERLLASRRRRGGIAVLAGALPALAFPAPSLWWFAYVALVPWMLLARTAPTGRRAMVDGWLGGLGFMVAVHHWLLPSLHVFTIVIAALLGLLWAPWGWLVRRLLGGIPTPGRAVVALVALPSGWLMVELVRSWEGLGGPWGLLGSSQWQLTPALRLASVGGVWLVSALVVAVNVGFALLIVAWARGRGLAGAPKPASPAMIPKPASRPVSVKPASPTAPTPAGLVTPALAGLATIAVVTAAVSAWAPRPEAAGQIRVAVVQPGVINGIAGPEKRFAREEELTRSLAGRDLDLVVWGESSVGFDLADRPDVARRIAALSRDVGADILVNVDARRSDRPGIFKSSVLVGPDGPTGDRYDKMRLVPFGEYIPARSLLGWATSVGKAAGEDRRRGDRQVVMDAGHGLRVGPLVCFESAFPDMSRQLTRDGARLLIAQSATSSFQASWAPEQHASLAAVRAAETGRPMVHATLTGVSAVHAADGSRVGEPLGTSASAAAVYDIPLAEGVTAYVRWGDWPVHGALLVLAALCAAEGARALRRPVPERRGPRARTVHGSPAHPGR, from the coding sequence ATGGATCAGTTCGGCGACGACCGGCGGTGGCGGCTTCGGGCCCGCGCCGAGCGGCTGCTCGCGTCACGGCGCCGGCGGGGCGGAATCGCCGTCTTGGCCGGGGCGCTGCCCGCCCTCGCGTTCCCCGCGCCGTCGCTGTGGTGGTTCGCGTACGTGGCGCTGGTCCCCTGGATGCTCCTGGCCCGCACGGCCCCGACCGGGCGGCGGGCCATGGTAGACGGCTGGCTCGGCGGCCTCGGCTTCATGGTCGCCGTACACCACTGGCTGCTGCCGAGCCTGCATGTGTTCACGATCGTCATAGCCGCGCTGCTCGGCCTGTTGTGGGCGCCCTGGGGCTGGCTGGTGCGGCGGCTACTCGGCGGCATACCGACGCCGGGGCGCGCGGTGGTCGCGCTGGTGGCCCTCCCCTCGGGCTGGCTGATGGTCGAACTGGTCAGGTCGTGGGAGGGGTTGGGTGGCCCCTGGGGTCTGCTCGGCTCCAGCCAGTGGCAGCTGACCCCGGCCCTGCGGCTCGCCTCCGTGGGCGGCGTCTGGCTGGTCAGCGCGCTGGTGGTGGCCGTCAACGTGGGGTTCGCGCTGCTGATCGTCGCCTGGGCCCGGGGCAGGGGGCTCGCGGGGGCCCCGAAGCCCGCCTCCCCGGCGATGATCCCGAAGCCGGCCTCCCGCCCGGTGTCCGTGAAACCCGCCTCCCCCACGGCCCCCACCCCCGCCGGGCTCGTCACGCCCGCCCTCGCCGGGCTCGCCACCATCGCCGTCGTCACCGCCGCGGTCTCGGCCTGGGCCCCACGGCCGGAAGCGGCGGGGCAGATCCGGGTCGCCGTCGTGCAGCCCGGGGTCATCAACGGCATCGCGGGCCCCGAGAAGCGGTTCGCTCGCGAGGAGGAGCTGACCCGCTCCCTCGCCGGGCGGGACTTGGACCTGGTCGTTTGGGGCGAGAGCAGCGTCGGCTTCGATCTGGCGGACCGGCCCGACGTGGCCCGCCGCATCGCCGCGCTCTCCCGCGACGTCGGCGCCGACATCCTGGTGAACGTCGACGCGCGCCGCTCCGACCGGCCCGGCATCTTCAAGAGCTCCGTGCTCGTCGGCCCGGACGGGCCGACCGGTGACCGCTACGACAAGATGCGGCTCGTGCCCTTCGGGGAGTACATACCGGCGCGCTCCCTCCTCGGCTGGGCGACCTCCGTCGGCAAGGCCGCGGGCGAGGACCGCAGGCGCGGCGACCGCCAGGTGGTGATGGACGCCGGGCACGGCCTGCGGGTGGGGCCGCTGGTCTGCTTCGAGTCGGCGTTCCCCGACATGAGCAGGCAGCTCACCCGGGACGGCGCCCGACTGCTGATCGCCCAGTCCGCCACGTCGTCGTTCCAGGCCAGCTGGGCGCCCGAGCAGCACGCCTCGCTCGCGGCGGTGCGCGCCGCCGAGACGGGCCGCCCCATGGTGCACGCCACCCTCACCGGCGTCTCCGCGGTGCACGCCGCGGACGGTTCACGCGTCGGGGAACCGCTCGGCACCTCCGCGAGCGCCGCCGCGGTCTACGACATACCGCTGGCCGAGGGCGTCACCGCGTACGTACGGTGGGGCGACTGGCCGGTGCACGGCGCGCTCCTGGTGCTCGCGGCGCTCTGCGCGGCCGAGGGCGCGCGCGCCCTCAGGCGCCCTGTCCCTGAGCGGCGAGGACCACGCGCTCGCACAGTTCATGGGTCGCCAGCGCATCCCGGGCGCTGA